The following proteins are co-located in the Pedobacter sp. FW305-3-2-15-E-R2A2 genome:
- a CDS encoding VOC family protein, with protein sequence MKNYLGRMIVLVNDYEAAAKFYEKNFGFHRLFDTTSPEGERYLHLGTKGENVLGIWLMLATGAEQQQKVGHQTGGAPLMVIYTSDIIELYQQLIVNKVQISKKPMLGDSFRFLHCLDLYGNELVVVELN encoded by the coding sequence ATGAAAAATTATTTAGGAAGAATGATCGTTTTGGTCAATGACTATGAGGCCGCTGCAAAATTTTATGAAAAGAACTTTGGCTTTCATCGCCTGTTTGATACGACTTCGCCTGAGGGAGAGCGGTACCTTCATTTGGGCACAAAGGGGGAAAACGTGCTTGGCATCTGGCTGATGCTGGCAACAGGAGCGGAGCAGCAGCAAAAAGTTGGTCATCAGACCGGAGGCGCACCCTTAATGGTGATTTATACCTCCGATATCATAGAACTCTACCAGCAGCTGATCGTGAATAAAGTGCAGATCAGTAAGAAACCCATGCTGGGCGATAGCTTCCGCTTTCTTCATTGTCTGGATTTGTATGGCAATGAGCTGGTTGTGGTAGAGCTGAACTGA
- a CDS encoding LUD domain-containing protein, producing the protein MNSRAEILSRIKENQPELTSLPAELTAPLQYADPVAMFSTVLGNIGGTAVPVSSYEEIQDYIKTHFADQKRIISTLPELSGVTEAGWEGQDPHSYEDIDIALIKAHFGVAENAALWVTEELMQQRVIPFICQQLAVVVQQKEIYSNMHEAYGQVADAVYGFGTFIAGPSKTADIEQSLVLGAHGPKKMTVFIMADS; encoded by the coding sequence ATGAATAGCAGAGCAGAGATCCTTTCCCGCATCAAAGAAAATCAACCGGAATTAACCAGTTTACCTGCTGAATTAACAGCCCCGCTGCAATATGCGGATCCTGTAGCCATGTTCAGTACCGTGCTTGGCAACATTGGCGGAACCGCAGTTCCGGTAAGCAGTTATGAAGAGATTCAGGACTATATAAAAACACATTTTGCAGATCAAAAAAGGATCATTTCGACCCTGCCGGAGCTTTCCGGCGTTACAGAAGCAGGATGGGAAGGACAAGATCCGCACAGCTATGAAGACATAGACATCGCCCTGATCAAAGCCCATTTTGGGGTCGCAGAAAATGCCGCGCTCTGGGTAACAGAAGAGTTAATGCAACAAAGGGTGATTCCTTTTATTTGCCAGCAGTTGGCTGTGGTGGTTCAGCAGAAAGAGATTTACTCCAATATGCATGAGGCCTATGGACAGGTAGCCGATGCGGTGTATGGTTTCGGAACGTTCATTGCAGGGCCTTCAAAGACGGCTGATATCGAGCAGTCGCTGGTCCTGGGTGCCCATGGGCCAAAAAAAATGACGGTCTTTATTATGGCTGACAGTTAA